The Kaistella daneshvariae genomic sequence CGAAACGCAAGGACTGCCGCTACCCTTTCAAGGAACTTTCCGGCTGCGGTGTTGGCTTTAAGCTTTGTCAGGGCTTAAACAGCATCTACAAGATTCCTGAAGCAGAACTTTTTGAACTCACCGATTTGCTCGCCATTTCCATCGCTGCAGATATTGTTTCGATGAGCGGCGAAAACCGCGTTCTGGCGAAACAAGGTTTAAAAGTGCTGAGAAAAACCCGCAATATTGGTTTACGTCTGCTTATTCCCGAAGATAAACTCGCCACTTTTGAAATTTCAAATATTGTTTTTGAAATTGCCCCAAAAATTAATGCTGCCGGCAGAATTTCGCACGGAAGAGCCGCAGTAGAACTGATGGTTTCCGATAATCTAAAGCACGCACACCAAATCGTTGGCGATATTGTGAATCTTAATGATTCCCGCCGCGAAATGGACATGAGCAGCACCACCGAGGCGCTTTTGCAGGTGGAAACCTCAGGTCAAATTACCAACCGTTCCACAATTGTTTACGGCCCGGGCTGGAATAAAGGGGTAATTGGAATTGTAGCTTCGCGCCTCATCGAAACGCATTATAAACCGACTTTGGTTTTTACCGATGGCAATAACGGCGAAATGGTTGCCTCCGCACGCTCTGTTGCTGATTTTGATGTGCATCACGCATTGGAATGTTGTTCCGATTTATTTTTGAAGTTCGGTGGTCATCCGGCGGCGGCTGGTTTATCGATGGAAAAAGATAAATTCGAATTATTTAAAGATAAATTTGAGCAGGTGGTTGCGGAAAAAATCCAGGAACACCAAATCGAACCCAGCATCACCATTGATTCAATCGTGGAAATTGATGATTTAAACAAAGACTTTTTTAATTTCCACCGGAAATTGGCTCCTTTTGGTCCACACAATATGAAACCGAATTTGGTTTTGAAAAATCAAAAAGTTGCCGGTTATGTAAAAACAATGGGAAAAGATAATTCTCACGTTAAATTTTTCATCCGCCAGGAATCTTCGGGCAGAAATATTGAATGTATCGGTTTTAAACTCGGGAAATATGCCGATGACTTCCGCCAGAAAAGATTTGACATGGCGTTTACCGCCGAAGAAAATCACTGGAAAGGAAATGTAACCTATTACCTGAACATCCGGGACGTAAAATTTATCTAAAAAAGCAGGGAATTTTTTACAGTCTTTCGTGTCTTTTAAACTCTTTACTCCGGTCAAATAGATAACGATAAGTCGCTAATTTTCTCGTCACTGTGGTTTCAAGATTTTCAGCGATTTTTATCATTTTGGGGTTGAAGTCGCCAATCCACTGCATTTCATACTCCTCAAAGTCGGTATGTTGGCGTAAATGTTTGGTCCCTTCCCAAATCATAAAACCGTCAATGCCACGCCCTTGCCATTCCGGTATTACCCCGAAAACCAAGCCGACCATTTTCTTATTTTTTATCAGTTTTTTCAGCACTAAAAAGGCCAATTTTTGAATAATACCAAACTTGCCGTTCAGGTATTTAAACCACTGGTTAAGATCGGGAATGTTCATCCAGAAAGCGATCGGCTTTTCATCCTCATAAATAAACCACGAAATATGCTCATTAATCACCGGTTTTAGTGTGGTAAAAAGTTTCAAGGTTTGGGCCTCGCTAAGCTGCTTTCCTTCGCCGTGGCTTGCCCAGGCCTGGTTGTAGATTTGGGTGAAATCCTTAGCGTATTT encodes the following:
- the recJ gene encoding single-stranded-DNA-specific exonuclease RecJ; amino-acid sequence: MSQKWIFTPEPDEDIVDSISSSLGFGTFESKILVLRGIDNYQKAREFFKPNLNDIHNPFLMKDMQVAVDRIATAIENGEKILVYGDYDVDGTTAVALMYLYLSKIVEKKYLDYYIPDRNTEGYGISTEGIDFAKNNGFSLIIALDCGIKAIEKIEYAKSLGVDFIICDHHLPGEKIPDAVAVLDPKRKDCRYPFKELSGCGVGFKLCQGLNSIYKIPEAELFELTDLLAISIAADIVSMSGENRVLAKQGLKVLRKTRNIGLRLLIPEDKLATFEISNIVFEIAPKINAAGRISHGRAAVELMVSDNLKHAHQIVGDIVNLNDSRREMDMSSTTEALLQVETSGQITNRSTIVYGPGWNKGVIGIVASRLIETHYKPTLVFTDGNNGEMVASARSVADFDVHHALECCSDLFLKFGGHPAAAGLSMEKDKFELFKDKFEQVVAEKIQEHQIEPSITIDSIVEIDDLNKDFFNFHRKLAPFGPHNMKPNLVLKNQKVAGYVKTMGKDNSHVKFFIRQESSGRNIECIGFKLGKYADDFRQKRFDMAFTAEENHWKGNVTYYLNIRDVKFI